The Balaenoptera acutorostrata chromosome 11, mBalAcu1.1, whole genome shotgun sequence genome segment GTCTCCTCGTGTACAGGCAGGTGTCGCCTGACCACATCAGTCTCTGAGTGTCCTGAGGGCAGAATCGGTCTCCTTTCTGTCCCCACCACTGTACCCAAGACTGGCTAGCTTGTGCCAGCAGATGCCAGACACCTGTAGGAGGCAGAAGTGACTCCTCCTGGGCACAGACGTCACGCAGGAGAGGACACGGAGCACAGGGTGAGAGGAGGGAGGCCCTGAGCACACCTCCCGGGTGGGTAGCGCTTACTTCCAGGTCCTTAGCCCATGTCTCTCCGTGTCCCCCAAAGGAGGGGCTCCCACACATGCAAGAAAGAACCGGCGCCAACCTGGAAGCAGTGAGGAGTGTAGGTGGGCTGAAGGGGGAAGCCGCTGTCCTCCAAGGCTCTTCAGCCCTGAAAAGACCACAGGGGAGCTGCTCGTGGGGTCCAAGCCAAGGTCACCATCCAGGTGCACGTGGAGTTTCGTTCTGCACTTCCAGGCAATGACAGGCTTTGCATGCAGAAGTTCAGCTTTCCCACCAGGCTTTCTTCTGGACCCACCTCAGCCCCTCTTAGATTTTTCAGCTCCTGTTCCTGGTCTTAGAATAGTCCCCTAGAAGCTCTAGCCTCCAGGGTCTTTTGCCTCACTGCTCCCACCTCTCTCCTCTCAGCCCCGGATGGCTCCGGCTGGATTTTTGGCAACGGCTCAGAAAATCTGCCGGGGTCTCCTGTTCATTGGCCAAACAATCAAGGGGGCATCTGAGGGCCTTTACTTAccctctaaaatttttaaaaatcagattggaACCCATCGTCAGCCTTGCAGCAGAAATCCGCGTTGTGCTTTGCTTGGTGACATCGTCTGCTGCGTCTCTTTTGGGGGTGccacctggagggcagggccagctTCCTGCTCCAAAGTGGTGAGTGGCCCCTGGGGTGGTGCTGGGATTTAAAGTCCGTCTGGAGCTCTCCAGGGGGCCTTggcttccctgccccacccccacccccccccgtaCGTGTCTCACCAACCATCTGCTTGtgcaggaaaacacacacaccctgctAGTGCCCCCAGGTTCCCCACGTCCCTGTCCCCCACTCTTCACCTCGTTTCATGTCCTCTTCTGCCTCGAGTACACGTCACCCTTCTCTAAAGAAGCACATCCATCCCCCGGTTACAACCTGCCCATTTCCTCCTTGGCTCTTACCTctatttaaaagtgatattcagtgctctgtggtgacctaaatgggaaggaaattcaaGGCAGAGGGGatctatgtatacgtataactgattcactttgctgtacagcagaaaccagcacaacattgtaaagcaactctactccaataaaaaaaatttttttttaaagtgatctcTTATTCATTTGCTTCCTTGATGGTTGGTTCTCCCCACTAACCCGGGAAACCAACCAGGGGAGATCCCTGCCCGTTGGCCCCAGCGCCTTAGCAAGGTGTCTGCCTCATAGTAAATAATGttgtcaaataaatatttgttgaatgaatggagaaatgaatgaatgagggtaTTAAGGACACTGGATTATAAAGATTTCGGTTTTCCTCCTAGACAGTGAGTTGCTCGCATGTGGGCTCCAGGCCATCACAGGGCTGGATCGCCATCGCTTGTACTGCCGTGGCCTTCTCAAGAAACGCAGGTTGAGTTGAGTCAAATCAAACCGGAGGAGACAGGTCAGGGTTTCACGAGCACCCGGGAGGCAGCCCTCACAGGCCAACtggatacaaatgaactgatgCGGCAGGAACCTGCCTTGGGAGGTGGGGTGGCcatgggggggggcggggggtggatgGAAGGTCAGGCAGCTTTAATGAGAATGGGGACACTTTGATGCAGAGGGAGCAGAATGGACCACACAGAGAAAGCCAGCCTAGGGCTCGGGGGAGACTATTTAACTACGGTGACCTTGGGTAAGGGGCCTCTTCCCTCTGGGATTCTGcctgctcatctgtaaaatgagtggaCCAACCAGATTATCTGCAACGTTCCTTCCAGCTGAAACATTGCTTGGTGCAAAGTTTGACATTAGAAGACACCGGCCAATTAAAAAGGGAAGGTGGCAAGCATCTTACTCTGTCTGGAGGGCTGTGGGCTGGAGCTGATTCACATCTTCCCACCACGCACACTGTGAGGGGCCCCGCCAGCCCAGGCCCATCTCTACAGCCAAAGAAGATCCAGCTGAAGAAGGAGAGGGCAAGGGTATCCTCAAGGCCCCCAATGTGATGTCACGTCCAGGAAAAGACTTAGGGCCAAAAGGAGAAGGAGGCCATCCTCTGGCCACCTGGACTCACTTCCTCCAGCCTCTGGGGGCGAACCCCACTGCCCAGAGCCCTGGGCAGAATGTCCAGTTGGGCATTTTATTCCCCTTCCTAGAAATAAAGCATCCTGTCTCAAAGCCACCTAGAAAAATCTAATTTTCATAAGGAGGTAGAAATAAGCTCCATTTTCCTCATAAAGCCTTCCCTGGTCTAGGAAATCCCAGCCTCAGATCCCCTCCTTAAGCCAGGGTTGGTATTTGCAAGAAATGCAAGTTCAGTGAAGTAAACTCAAATCAGGGAGCCAGGTCAGAGCTTCCCAGGCATGACGGGATGCCCAGGAGGCAGCCTCGGTGTGACGGATAAATGGTTACGACAGGGATGTACAGCTCTCGGGCGAAGGCTGGTTCTAACATTTTTAAGTGACTACATTTTCAGTGATTATATAAATACCTACAATAACAGCTTCAGTTTTGCCTCATGGCCTacgaagcctaaaatatttactatctggctcttttcGGAGCTTTTGCCAACCCCTGCCCTAAATAACTGCTGAGTCCCCCTGCCATTGATAAACTCAGGGCTCCTACTGGGGTCCTGGGGAGAGGCACCGGCCTGTAACCCTGGACCCCATCCCTCCTCTCTACCCAGCTACCCTTCAAGGTCTCCAGAAGCTTCTCCTCCTCTATTCCTCCTCGCCCTCCCACTCCTGACCCATCCCACTTCATTTTGGAATCCCCTACAAGGCACGTGATGCCACCCTGTCCTGCATGATTTGATTTGCTGTACACTGATTGCTTCCCCAATGGGAATGGAAGCGTGTGAGGGCAGGGGCAGCATGCTAACATGTGTCCCAGTATCCCAGCACACGGAGCAGCTGCTGAGCAGATATGCGCTGCTGAGGTCAGCCCCAGGGGACAGCATCCCAGGGTCACACTCACTGTGCTCGGCCTGCCATCTCTGGAGGGGACCCTCCACGCCAAGAGAAACACTTTGCTCCATCCCCTCCAAGCCTGGAAGTGCTCCTATCATCAACATGAGAATAAGTCACAGCCCAGTCCTACAGGAAGATTCCTCCAGGGCTGGTCCTCTgtttcattttccctccagggaGTGTCCTGGGCAGGGCGGATCAGGGAGCTGGGGCTTTAAAGCACGTGACAAGACTTTTCTTTCTGAACCTACCCTTGTTCAGGGTTCAGTGAGCATATGGGCAGGAGAAGAAAAAGTAGCTGGTGGAAAACCGGGGTCCGCATGCTCTGCAGGAGAGCAGCTGTCCTTACGTGGACACACCACACCAGTGCATGTCTGCCCTCTGCGCGGAGGTTGCCAAAGTTGGTAGATTATAAACCCAGGGATGGTTTCTCGCTGTGGGAGCCCAGAAGGAACATCTGGATAAAGGTTTGGCTGGAGCCACTTGACCTAATTTCCTCGGGAAGGAAAATCAATGACAGCAgtgaaagggagggggagagaggacggGAAGGGGCCCCTTGCCTCAGGTGACCTGGGTAAAAGACTTGACATTTGTCCTCCTTTCCTGCCAATCATGTGAACAGGGAAACCACTGGGAGGGCTGGAGTGAAACAGCGGGCCATTTCCAGAATCATAGCAGCAGGTGCACTGAGAAGGCAGAGAGACTGAAATACCTGCACTGCCTTTGGGTGCCCTCCCCGTGCCTCAGGACAGATATCACCGGCCTCCAGGATGGAAAGCTGCAGCAGGGGACTGGAGTCCCTCTGGAACCACCTTGATCCCCTTTGTAAACCTGCAGGGCAGCGCCCCCTCCTCCCACACAGAACAGAGAGACTAACGATTTCATTCCCGCCACTTCATCCCTGAGGCTTTGTATAAGCTGGTACCCATTACTAGACATTTTAAAGAGGCAGTCAGTCTATTTGAACCAACACCTGTCAGGCACCTGGACACATCTAAGACCTGGGCAGGCGCAGTTCTCTCTTTGCTGCTCAAGCCTAAAGGAAATGACCTTCAGGGCAAAGGTGGCACCTTCTCTTTTATCTTCAAGGTAGGCTGAAGCCTGAGTCGTGCTCACCCCCAGTCCCAGCCAGCAGGGGTGCGTTAATCCACAAGCGTTCGCTTCACAGCCTTAGAGGGCTTGGtggtgagagggtgtggaggagagcTTTGGCAAGATGCCCCGCTTTTAGGCAGATTGTAAATTACAAACAAACAACTCATCTCTGCTCTCCTTCCTTTACTTCTGGTGTGTAATGAAAAACAACAGAGCCCTGCAGGCACAATCCTTCTGTTTCCTCCTCAGATGTGTTGTTCACAGTTCCCTGCTGGAAATGACTCTGGGCAGTCACAGACGCTGGTTTTTATTCCTGCCTCGGCATCTCACTGAAATCCACAATCCTCAGACATCAATTTCCTAGATCCTCCttccccccctccgcccccccaccccgcacacCTGGATGTACCCTAGAACTAGCCATCAAGTTCACTGTTGTGGTGGGAGCCATGTGGGATTATTCAGCAGAAAAAGCAACAGCAGGAATCGGGAGCCTATCGCGGACAGCTAACCCCCCAGAGAGACACTGCAGCCAGTGTTACACCTACTGTGATGTTTTGCCAGAATCATCCAGCGACCAGGGAACAAAGGGATTTGTTCTGAGTTTAGGGATTACTCGGGGCAAGGTTACAATCTGTAGAAACCAGCCTTTAATGTGGACAAGCAAATCCTTCCATCCTCTGGCCACCTCCGCCATCACAAAGGCAAAGCATCCTTCTCGGCTGCACCACAGTTTAGGGGGTGGGTAGGATAATAAGAAGGTGCTGCTGCCTCTCTGTGATTTTCACACCAGGGCTGCCTGTTTGCCGACAGGTTTCGTATCTGGGAGAACCAGGCTTGTTCCTCAGAGCTGCTGAGAACCATGTTAAGAAGGGCTTAAAGCCTGCAGACCAAGGCTGGGAAACCCAGCCCCAGGAGACCACAGCGGGactgtggggttggggggtggagcGGGGGGAGGGTCTGGTCATCCTTTGCCTTTCAGCTCCATCCACACTCCATGCTGATGGCTGGATCTAAGGCCACCCAGGCGTGTCTGTGTCCTGACAACCTGAGACAAACAGAATTCACCCCTCTATCTTCAAGGTACGGGGCAGGGGGGGGGTGCTCAGCAAAGAGTTGTTGATGATCAAATCATGagctttccaaattttctacccCAGTCAAGGCGGGGTTTGCTCTGACTCCAGAACCAGAAACAGCAAgggacagactttttttttttttttaatttccaaagatACATCAGCTGTAGAAAAACTAACACTTGCCTCAACCAAGTCACATTTTATTTCCTGGGATGAAAATCAAGAGAATGGATTATCAGAAGTCTTCCTCCAACATCATTAAAATGCTTTTCGAAGAAAGTTACAAGCACTGTTTAAGGCGTACAGGAAAAGTTAGACTTGCCTTTCTTCCAGAGCATTCCCTGCCCTAGACACAAAGCACCGACACTACATCTCAAGAAAGAGAGAGGCTTGCAGACACAGGAACCAGAAAAACCGGACCAGGGTCTCTGGCTCTAATATAAGTATCACAGGAGAACATCACAATAACCTTCTCTTCCATAAATACAACATACATCttgaaaatatatccaaaatatctcCATCTGAACTACTGTACAAAAATCCACTCGccagccataaaaataatattttcccctatacacaaatataatcatatataaagCAAATTTGGAACGCAGGGATATTGGTTGGGGGGTGGGTTACAAAATCTCTGGGGATCTGGGCTGTTTACGGTCATTTTTGTTCGGGTTATCCCTCTGCTGGGTATAGGAAACTGGCGACAAATACAACCATCCCCCAGTGCTCACCATTTCAACAGCTCCTGCGTCACGGAAtgtggtactttttaaaaataggcgaCCCTTGGTGTcatggaaagaagaaggaaaatgaggggatcaaggtgggggtggggaggcagaaggggagcagtgggagaagagagacagacgTAGGTTAGCGTGTGGGCTTGAAATACTCTGCGGCATAAAGTAGATCCCCAGGGTCAGGAGGCCTCCGCTGTCCCCGGGCCACGGCCAGCTGTCTGTCTGGGTCTCCCTTACAGATCCGTTTCCCGGCTGGTGTCCAGGCAGAGGGCATACAGGGATCTCCGCAAATCCACATTGCTCTTGGCCTTGAGATTACACTTCTCCAGGGGGCAGCTGCCCCTTCGAGATCCATCCGCATTCTCCAGGGACCCCGCAGCCTTGCAGGGGGACGCCTTGCTCCAGCTGGCCTTCCGCTGGCCTGCGCTGGCCGGTCCTGCCCCCTGGCTCTGGCTGCCCTGCTCTTCCTTAAGGGCTGCCTGCTCCTCGTGGTCCGTCTCCCGGTGGTAGAAGTAGTTGAAGTTGGAGACGATGACGGGCACGGGCAGGGCGATGGTGAGGACCCCGGCGATGGCACACAGCGACCCCACGATCTTGCCCCCCACGGTGACAGGCCTCATGTCCCCGTAGCCCACCGTGGTCATGGTGACCACCGCCCACCAGAAGGCATCCGGGATGCTGGAGAAGTGGGTCTCCTGGTTGTCGGCCTCTGCGAAGTAGACGGCGCTGGAGAAGAGGATGACCccgatgaagaggaagaagatgagcAGACCCAGCTCCCGCATGGAGGCCTGCAGGGTCTTGCCCAGGATCTGCAGCCCCTTGGAGTGGCGGGACAGCTTGAAGATGCGGAACACCCGGACCAGGCGGATCACTCTCAGGATGGCCAGGGACATGGCCTGCTGCCCGTTCTGGCCGCCGCCTCCCCCCGGCTGCTGCTCCAACAGCTCGGTGCCCAGGGTGATGAAGTAGGGGAAGATGGCCACCACGTCAATGATGTTCATGATGTTGCGCGAGAACCCAGCTTTGCTGGGGCAGGCGAAGAAGCGCACCAGCAGCTCGAAGGTGAACCAGATGACGCACGTGGTCTCCACGATGAAGAAGGGGTCAGCCAGGGTCCTGGGCAGGAGAGGCGCCGCTGTCGGGCCAGAGGGAGGCGCCGCTTCCCCGCTGCCGTTGGCCTCCCTGTGGGGCTCAGGGGGCTGGTGGGGCACCGGGCGATGGCGCAGCAGCTCCCGTTCATCCCTGAACTCAGGCAGGGTCTCCAGGCAGAAGGTGATGATGGAGATGAGGATGACCAGGACCGAGACGATGGCGATGCCCCGCGCGGAACCCGAGCTCTCGGGGTACTCGAAAATCAGCCACACTTGGCGCTGGAACTCATTGCGGGGCAggggcttctcctcctccttgatGAAGCCCTCGTCCTCTCGGAAGCGCTCCATGGCCTCGTCCCCCAACTGGTAGAAGCGGATCTCATCTGCGAACACGTCCAGGGAGACGTTGACCGGCCTCCGCAGCCGGCCCCCCGACTGGTAGTAGTAGAGGATGCCATCGAAGCTGGGCCGGTTGCGGTCGAAGAAGTACTCGTTCCTCAGCGGGTCGAAGTAGCGCAGGCGCTTGGCGGGGTCTCCCAGGAGCGTGTCGGGGAACTGCGCCAGGGTGCCCAGCTGCGTCTCGAAGCGCAGCCCGGAGATGTTGATGAGGATGCGCTGGTGATGGAGGGACCCCGAGCCCAGCACCTGGTCCTCCGCCACGCCCAGAGCGGGGTCGCCTTCCCCCTCCTCGTCCTCCGGAGGCAGCCGTCTAGCCCGGGGCAGCTCCTGGGGCACCGGTGGCACCGGCCGGCCTCCCGGGTCCGCGCCCCTCTCGGCGCCGCCGCGATCCCTTGGCGCTGGCTCCTTGAGTCCCTCGCTGAGCGCAGCCGTCGGGGGGCAGCGGAGCGCTCCCCCTGTGGCCCggacctcctctcctcccctgacGGTCACGGCACCGCCGTTCTCCGGGGGCACCAGAGCGACCTCCAtggcccgggggcggggggcatgCTGCGCCCCTGCGGACCGGCTCCGGCGCCCCCTCTCACCCTGCTGGGCGCCCCGCGCCGGGCTCCTCTCCCACCAGCGGCCGGCCCAGCTGTGGGGCGGGCTGGGGGGGCTGGCGCGTTCTCCTCGTTCGGTCCTGACGTCAGGAAGCCGCTGCCCTGCTCTCTGCCTCTCTCGGCTCCGGCAGCCCGTTACCAAGCAGCCAAAAGCCGCCTTCCAGCAGATGCAACCTCCAGCCGCCAGGCTTGGCCTCCACCCGGCGCAGGTCCccgcctcctgccctcccctcctccccccgcctcccctcGGGGCACGGAGGCCGCGGGTGTCTCCCCGGAGGGCGCAGCTGGGGCCCCcggcgagggagggaggggctgagctGGGCGCAGCCTGGGAGGAagcctgggaagggagggagggagcgggggggagggagagggaagggagggagtggaGAGGATGGAGGGACAGGTTGTACCGAGAGCGCGCTGAAACTCCCAGGGCAACCAGATGAGAAAAGCTCTGGATTTCAGTTCACCTGGGAACCCGCTGAACGCCGAGTGGACTCTAGGGGAAATGAATTGTCTTGGGCTGGAGGGATGAGACTTCGAGATGAGTCGGAGTATGAGAGAAGACAGTCCTTTTTACATTTCTCCTTTGGCGGAAAGAGGGTTCTCTCTTCTTTAGGAAGAATTACAAAcaggagggggcggggcagagCTATgggccttgaaaaaaaaaatatgtgtatgtgtatatctcCAGACCAATGGAGAagcatctctcttcccatctccctACATACATTTTCGTCAAAAGGTAACTGGCTGAAAATTTACAGCATCTCCCTGCCCTTACCCCTGGGAAAGCCCTGATTCCCAGCACAGACAGCGGTGGTCAGCTGGGCAGACCCAGCCTGGCAGCCCCAGGCAGGCAGCTGAGTCTGGTGATTCGCTGCCTGACTTCATATTCCTACGACACACAACCTCTCTGCTCTCTCCACATATCTCATTTGTAGAAACCatggacagggaaggagggagaaagagatccTGGTGAGAGCCCTTTAGCCTGGTGAAGCTGGGAGGTTTGGGTAGGGAGTGGGGTGGCGCTGCTTAAGGAGAGAGAGCCCCCGGGAGCTTGTGGAGTCCCCAGGGCTGGAGAATTCTCAGGAGTAGAATAAAAACCAATACTCACTTTGCCCTTCTGCCGTACCACGCCTGTTCTCAGCACTTCACAAATCTTAATATTATGAtcctcatttttacagatgaggaaaatgagattgactaacttgctcaaggtcacacaggtagaaaGTGGcgaagctgggatttaaacccacaCAAGCAGAGTTTGGACCCCTGTTCCCTCCACCCAGGTCCTCTGTAGAAATGTGTGATCCCCTTTCCGATACAAGGATACAGATGCTCCCTCCCCCCATCATCTGGCCTAACAGCTTTAGTTCCTTCCTGCAGGAGGCAAGAGGATGGCTAAGATGACACCTAAGTGCTTCTGGGTTAGGGAACCTGGTTATCTATCCCACCTCAGCCCTGGATTTTAGCATCTGTGGCCAAGAGAGAAATATCCTTCAAGGTGTGTCCGGCAGTTACAGGCACAgcctccagattttttttttttttggttttaagttAACCTAAAACCTCTGTGTTTTTGCATGTCTGGGTTTTTATATGTGATGTTACAGCCTGTTGTCCATGAATGCATCTGTGCACAGGGGATGTTCTGGAAACTTGGTACTGGGTGCACGAGTGTTGGTTGGAATAGCAGGGTGTGGGCTCACAAGCTGTGTCAGGGTCGGAAGGGTGTGTGTCCACGTGGCTTTTCTAAGTGAACTCAAGGGTGGACGTGCATTTGGCATACGCAAATGTTTTCATTGTGTGCAACGCTGCAAGTGCGGGGGGGCTGTCTTTGCAGACATGAATGAGTGAGGAAGGCGTGTGAAAGTGAAAATGAGTGTGTGGAGGCATCACTGGTTATCTGCAGGGCCTTGCACGTCCCTCCCCAGACCTGTGCTCTTCCTGCTCCATCTCCTCtgggtttttcttcttctccGGCTGGCTCGGAGGTTGCCAGTCAGGGTCAGGTCTGCCCCTGGGGAGCCTGGGGCTGTGGAGCTCATAGGAGATGGTCTCAGAGACCTATGGGCCTTGTCTTGTTCACTGAGCCACGCACCTTGTGAATACAGGGATGCCGTGTCGGTTCACAAGGGCTCTCCCTGGGCACCCTAAGGGAAAGAGTTCCCTGGACCTTGTCTTCCAGCGGCCTTGGGGGGACTGTTCCCTGAAGAATAAGAGTACAACATAAACAGTCCCAGAAGATCATGTAAATCAAGGCATTAATGTGGTACTTTCTTAACTCTGCTTTCCAGACATT includes the following:
- the KCNA5 gene encoding potassium voltage-gated channel subfamily A member 5; the encoded protein is MEVALVPPENGGAVTVRGGEEVRATGGALRCPPTAALSEGLKEPAPRDRGGAERGADPGGRPVPPVPQELPRARRLPPEDEEGEGDPALGVAEDQVLGSGSLHHQRILINISGLRFETQLGTLAQFPDTLLGDPAKRLRYFDPLRNEYFFDRNRPSFDGILYYYQSGGRLRRPVNVSLDVFADEIRFYQLGDEAMERFREDEGFIKEEEKPLPRNEFQRQVWLIFEYPESSGSARGIAIVSVLVILISIITFCLETLPEFRDERELLRHRPVPHQPPEPHREANGSGEAAPPSGPTAAPLLPRTLADPFFIVETTCVIWFTFELLVRFFACPSKAGFSRNIMNIIDVVAIFPYFITLGTELLEQQPGGGGGQNGQQAMSLAILRVIRLVRVFRIFKLSRHSKGLQILGKTLQASMRELGLLIFFLFIGVILFSSAVYFAEADNQETHFSSIPDAFWWAVVTMTTVGYGDMRPVTVGGKIVGSLCAIAGVLTIALPVPVIVSNFNYFYHRETDHEEQAALKEEQGSQSQGAGPASAGQRKASWSKASPCKAAGSLENADGSRRGSCPLEKCNLKAKSNVDLRRSLYALCLDTSRETDL